In Thamnophis elegans isolate rThaEle1 chromosome 4, rThaEle1.pri, whole genome shotgun sequence, the following proteins share a genomic window:
- the POMC gene encoding pro-opiomelanocortin has protein sequence MLNSQWSSLWAIMGVLLIHSVAGVHSLCWDNSWCWDMDTEVKMMECLRACRTGLSNESPVYPGNGHMQPLSEDIQKNIPWKKFGKSNSLGNKIKNPSGDSGADLFSASSETQESWEGDSESHQESREKQEGKRSYAMEHFRWGKPVGRKRRPIRVNPNGAADESEESYPEEFRRDLSWEMQYPELDSPEEKESSETIKMDKEKQLRKIKNDNTAYKMHHFRWNAPALSKKKRYGGFMTSEHSHTPLVNLFKNAIIKTAYKKGQ, from the exons TTGGGCCATTATGGGAGTTCTCCTCATCCATTCAGTGGCAGGAGTGCACAGCCTCTGTTGGGATAACAGTTGGTGTTGGGACATGGACACGGAAGTAAAAATGATG GAGTGCCTCAGGGCCTGCAGAACGGGCCTCTCAAATGAGTCTCCAGTATATCCAGGAAATGGTCACATGCAGCCTCTCTCTGAAGATATTCAGAAGAACATCCCCTGGAAGAAATTTGGGAAGAGTAACAGCTTAGGCAACAAAATAAAGAACCCTTCCGGTGACTCTGGTGCAGATCTCTTCTCGGCTTCTTCAGAAACCCAAGAGAGCTGGGAAGGAGACTCAGAAAGCCACCAAGAGTCCCGTGAAAAGCAAGAAGGCAAGAGGTCCTATGCAATGGAGCACTTCCGATGGGGAAAGCCAGTGGGCAGAAAGAGGCGACCCATCAGAGTCAATCCAAATGGGGCAGCAGATGAATCCGAGGAGAGTTATCCCGAGGAGTTCAGAAGAGACCTTTCCTGGGAGATGCAATACCCCGAACTTGACTCCCCGGAGGAAAAAGAGAGCAGTGAAACCATTAAGATGGACAAAGAAAAGCAGCTGAGAAAAATTAAAAACGATAATACTGCCTACAAGATGCACCACTTTCGGTGGAACGCCCCAGCCCTGTCCAAGAAGAAGCGCTACGGCGGCTTCATGACCTCAGAGCACAGTCACACTCCTCTAGTGAATCTTTTTAAGAATGCCATCATCAAAACTGCTTATAAGAAAGGCCAGTAA